A stretch of Rubinisphaera margarita DNA encodes these proteins:
- a CDS encoding sodium:solute symporter family protein, producing the protein MEISASVQWMLGITILIYLIVMYAIGYIAQRRISNAEDFLVAGRQLPLSLAWMTLLATWFGAGTLLAAADEVRNEGLQAAALDPFGAGCCLLLAGLFVAGPIWRMKILTVPDLFRIRFGPSAEWVSSFILVPSYFGWIAAQFTALAGMLELFFGLPVPYGLALVAVVGTGYTLMGGMWSVTLTDAVQISLVLLGLVILTTVVLTDVGNGNPATGAAAVWAQTPAEHRTLIPFDDLALFWGWLGLFLTGALGNLPGQDLMQRIFAARSDRTARNACLIAGGVYLLFGTLPLILALAGNLLFPEDVNQAILPALAHAFLNPVLAIVFVVTVMSAILSTIDSAILSPASVLAQNVGRRFLEGDLLKRNRYAVLFVALCSLAVAYAGESAYALLEEAYLLTMVGLFVPMMFGLYTRPRSEWPAVASMSVGFALWAGHYFKNWESFLGPHLSPELWPVPLSLTITGLALATYLIFEPPWRIQWQNPRPTEPVSET; encoded by the coding sequence TTGGAGATTTCTGCTTCGGTCCAGTGGATGCTTGGGATCACGATTCTGATTTATCTGATCGTGATGTACGCCATCGGCTACATTGCTCAACGCAGAATCTCCAACGCCGAAGACTTCCTGGTGGCAGGGCGTCAGCTCCCTCTTTCACTGGCATGGATGACGCTGCTGGCGACCTGGTTCGGAGCCGGGACGCTGCTTGCTGCCGCCGATGAAGTTCGCAATGAAGGGCTTCAGGCTGCGGCTCTCGACCCGTTCGGGGCTGGTTGCTGCCTTCTCCTGGCTGGACTGTTTGTCGCCGGTCCAATCTGGCGGATGAAGATCCTCACCGTGCCCGATCTCTTCCGCATCCGCTTCGGCCCGTCTGCCGAATGGGTCTCGTCGTTCATCCTCGTACCAAGTTACTTTGGATGGATCGCCGCTCAGTTCACCGCCCTTGCCGGGATGCTGGAGTTGTTCTTCGGCTTACCTGTCCCCTATGGACTGGCCCTCGTCGCCGTCGTCGGAACCGGTTACACGCTGATGGGAGGCATGTGGTCGGTCACCCTGACAGACGCTGTGCAGATCTCGCTGGTGCTGCTGGGGCTGGTCATCTTGACGACGGTCGTGCTGACAGACGTCGGCAATGGCAATCCAGCGACCGGTGCGGCAGCAGTCTGGGCACAAACTCCGGCGGAACACAGAACGCTCATTCCGTTCGACGACCTGGCCCTGTTCTGGGGATGGCTCGGACTGTTTCTCACCGGAGCACTCGGCAATCTCCCGGGGCAGGATTTGATGCAGCGGATCTTCGCCGCTCGATCTGATCGGACGGCCCGCAATGCCTGCCTGATCGCCGGCGGGGTCTATCTGTTGTTCGGCACGCTCCCGCTCATCCTGGCTCTCGCCGGAAACCTGCTGTTTCCGGAGGACGTCAACCAGGCCATTCTGCCGGCACTGGCCCATGCGTTCCTCAACCCCGTTCTGGCGATCGTGTTTGTCGTCACCGTGATGTCGGCGATTCTTTCGACGATCGACAGTGCGATCCTCTCGCCCGCCAGCGTGCTGGCACAGAACGTGGGCCGCCGGTTTCTGGAGGGGGACCTGCTCAAACGGAATCGATATGCGGTGCTCTTCGTCGCGTTGTGCAGCCTGGCTGTCGCGTATGCCGGCGAAAGCGCCTATGCCCTGCTGGAAGAGGCGTATCTGCTGACGATGGTTGGGCTGTTCGTCCCGATGATGTTCGGCCTCTACACCCGCCCGCGGAGCGAATGGCCCGCTGTGGCGAGCATGAGTGTCGGATTCGCGTTATGGGCCGGTCACTACTTCAAGAACTGGGAGAGCTTTCTGGGGCCGCATCTGTCGCCAGAACTCTGGCCAGTCCCGCTGTCGCTGACAATTACCGGGCTGGCCCTCGCTACCTATCTGATCTTCGAGCCGCCTTGGCGGATCCAGTGGCAAAATCCACGCCCGACCGAGCCGGTCAGCGAGACTTGA
- a CDS encoding suppressor of fused domain protein — MSSDDPRMLAREAHYQRFLGPMNDNVMHSTDVKPVHIDIYQFEPTEERPYWTLITGGMSDQRQIQPEDCAEHMSPRSEIMMYVTEPKPWMFDVLKGLAEMPFDHDTFLHWWHTVPNGKPMTAEPSELTSYFFVPPYFEAVEFGDLKIEDDLVDVLLLIPITDSERAYARQHGSQAFEKLIEKVDLSPVVDESRTSIV; from the coding sequence ATGTCTTCGGATGATCCGCGCATGCTGGCTCGTGAAGCGCACTACCAGCGTTTCCTGGGGCCGATGAACGACAACGTCATGCATTCGACGGATGTCAAACCGGTGCATATCGACATCTACCAGTTCGAGCCAACCGAGGAGCGACCGTACTGGACGTTGATCACAGGCGGAATGAGCGATCAGCGGCAGATCCAGCCGGAAGACTGTGCCGAGCATATGTCGCCCCGGTCGGAAATCATGATGTACGTCACCGAGCCGAAGCCGTGGATGTTCGATGTTCTGAAGGGCCTCGCGGAGATGCCCTTTGACCACGACACATTCCTCCATTGGTGGCATACGGTTCCGAATGGCAAGCCGATGACGGCAGAGCCTTCGGAGCTGACCTCGTATTTTTTTGTTCCCCCGTATTTTGAGGCTGTCGAGTTTGGTGACCTGAAAATAGAAGACGATCTGGTCGACGTTCTCCTGTTGATTCCGATTACTGACAGCGAGCGTGCATACGCACGGCAGCACGGATCTCAGGCTTTCGAGAAGTTGATTGAGAAGGTCGATCTCTCCCCCGTGGTCGACGAATCCCGGACATCGATCGTCTGA
- a CDS encoding tetratricopeptide repeat protein, giving the protein MQEIRVGIRITPDGLEFFGIEKVNGLINRGGKVVSVSGGSAVMQKLGEDESDVQLTLSGCDLCVNIDEEPVKWSAESQEHDRLYKAGAALIDPYMKLNGREAKTPDTPEATDDLERGIQDLRAVIQINPANWAAYWVIGKACQALDRSEEACEAFKQAYALEKTNPDVAREYVFECLKLGKTDPAVRAARHAVGLVPDNAGLIANLGLALLIRGDLQEAEETINQSLQLNPADQITHNLQRILGEVQTGERPQPQKLSDLQM; this is encoded by the coding sequence ATGCAGGAAATTCGTGTCGGTATTCGCATTACCCCTGATGGCCTGGAGTTTTTCGGCATCGAGAAAGTCAACGGCTTGATCAATCGCGGGGGAAAGGTTGTTTCCGTTTCAGGCGGATCGGCTGTGATGCAGAAGCTGGGCGAAGACGAAAGCGACGTTCAGCTCACGCTCTCAGGCTGCGATCTGTGCGTCAACATCGATGAGGAACCTGTGAAATGGTCGGCGGAATCGCAGGAGCATGATCGCCTCTATAAAGCCGGGGCCGCCCTCATCGATCCCTATATGAAACTGAACGGTCGCGAGGCGAAGACGCCCGACACGCCCGAAGCGACAGACGATCTGGAGCGGGGGATTCAGGACCTGCGAGCCGTGATACAGATCAACCCGGCCAACTGGGCTGCCTATTGGGTCATCGGCAAAGCCTGCCAGGCTCTGGATCGATCCGAAGAAGCCTGCGAGGCGTTCAAACAGGCCTATGCCCTGGAGAAGACCAATCCGGATGTGGCCCGCGAGTACGTGTTCGAGTGCCTTAAGCTGGGAAAAACCGATCCGGCGGTCCGCGCCGCACGGCACGCGGTCGGACTGGTCCCCGACAACGCGGGGCTCATCGCCAATCTTGGCCTCGCCTTGCTGATTCGCGGCGATCTGCAGGAAGCCGAAGAGACGATCAACCAGTCGCTGCAGCTGAATCCCGCGGATCAGATTACGCACAATCTGCAGCGAATCCTGGGCGAAGTTCAAACCGGCGAACGTCCGCAGCCCCAGAAGTTGTCGGACCTGCAGATGTGA
- the pheA gene encoding prephenate dehydratase: MAKKSSVKKGSGSKAEASKSSKAAASKSKSTAAKKRTTPAGKASGSRNVAPDVQIRRIDKELVDLLNQRSELTLALLQKQAVPREALFDPHADDELWSKLAELNRGPLPDSALRAVFREILSATKQRIKRQRVAYLGPLYSFTHFAALERFGGHADLVAVNTIASVFEEVNRGHTEFGIVPIENSTDGRIVDTLDMFQRLPLKICGELQIAVHHNLLSRSPRSEISEIYSKPQALSQCRDWLSRNMPHADLIEVTSTSTAAQLARDKPGAGAVASRQAALQYDLEIVADNIEDNPNNITRFAVIGDVETKPTGHDRTSILLQITHAPGSLSDALNAFKLNKVNLTWIESFPLRGPESGYLFFLDFEGHENDAKTKKTLNALEKKAVALRVLGSYPRSEPVDG, translated from the coding sequence ATGGCGAAAAAGAGCAGCGTGAAGAAGGGGTCGGGCTCGAAGGCGGAAGCGTCGAAGTCGAGCAAAGCCGCCGCGAGCAAGTCGAAGAGTACTGCCGCCAAGAAGCGTACGACCCCTGCCGGTAAGGCATCCGGTTCCCGGAATGTCGCTCCCGACGTCCAGATCCGCCGGATCGACAAAGAACTGGTCGATCTGCTGAATCAGCGGTCCGAGCTGACGCTGGCATTGCTGCAGAAGCAGGCCGTTCCTCGCGAAGCGCTCTTCGATCCGCATGCCGATGACGAGCTCTGGTCAAAGCTGGCCGAACTGAATCGCGGCCCGCTTCCCGACAGTGCACTGCGAGCTGTCTTCCGCGAAATTCTGAGCGCCACCAAGCAGCGGATCAAGCGGCAGCGAGTGGCCTATCTTGGCCCCCTGTATAGCTTTACGCACTTTGCCGCTCTCGAACGGTTCGGCGGACATGCCGATCTGGTCGCCGTGAATACGATCGCATCCGTCTTCGAGGAAGTGAATCGCGGCCACACCGAATTCGGCATTGTTCCTATTGAGAACAGTACCGACGGGCGGATCGTGGACACGCTCGACATGTTCCAGCGGCTGCCACTGAAAATCTGCGGGGAACTGCAGATCGCCGTGCATCACAACCTGCTGTCGCGCTCGCCGCGAAGTGAAATCAGCGAGATCTACAGCAAGCCGCAGGCGTTGTCACAGTGTCGCGACTGGCTGTCCCGGAACATGCCGCATGCTGATCTGATCGAAGTGACCAGCACCTCGACCGCTGCTCAACTGGCCCGCGACAAGCCGGGAGCAGGAGCTGTCGCGTCGCGTCAGGCGGCTCTACAGTATGATCTGGAAATTGTCGCAGACAACATCGAAGACAACCCGAACAACATCACGCGGTTCGCGGTCATCGGCGATGTCGAGACCAAGCCAACCGGGCACGATCGGACCTCGATTCTGCTGCAGATTACGCACGCTCCGGGATCGCTGTCGGATGCTCTCAACGCGTTCAAGCTGAATAAGGTCAACCTGACCTGGATCGAATCGTTCCCGCTGCGTGGACCGGAATCGGGGTATCTCTTCTTCCTCGATTTCGAGGGGCACGAGAACGACGCCAAGACTAAGAAGACGCTGAACGCCCTCGAGAAGAAGGCGGTCGCCTTGCGTGTCCTTGGTTCGTATCCCCGCAGCGAGCCGGTCGACGGCTGA
- the rpsT gene encoding 30S ribosomal protein S20, with the protein MPNSPNAKKALRQSQKRRVHNRSQRSSLRTAIKKVRSLVAEGKLEDAQTAYRYAVKRLDQAAAKNMIHRNAAARTKSRLNKVLKDAATSTSTAS; encoded by the coding sequence ATGCCTAATTCACCAAACGCCAAAAAGGCACTGCGTCAGAGTCAGAAGCGACGTGTTCACAATCGTTCGCAGCGTTCCTCCCTGCGAACCGCGATCAAGAAGGTCCGTTCGCTGGTTGCTGAAGGCAAGCTGGAAGACGCACAGACGGCCTACCGTTACGCTGTGAAGCGTCTCGATCAGGCTGCTGCCAAGAACATGATCCACCGCAATGCTGCCGCTCGTACGAAGAGCCGCCTGAACAAGGTGCTCAAGGACGCTGCGACGTCGACATCGACCGCCAGCTAG
- a CDS encoding DUF421 domain-containing protein, giving the protein MWRDWILTDWTEIQMTAISSVVFYIAIILFTRIAGLRSFSKMSAFDFAMTIALGSLFASTIATPSPSLLLGLVTLSLLFAGQTLIAVIRRSEFMQTLIDNEPILLMVEGQILESNLSRANVTKDDLRAKLREANVLRYDQVKAVVFETTGGISVLHGEPSEEFDPDLLKDVRTAREFFTIDS; this is encoded by the coding sequence ATGTGGCGCGACTGGATTCTCACGGACTGGACCGAGATCCAGATGACGGCGATCTCTTCGGTCGTGTTCTATATCGCAATCATTCTCTTCACGAGAATCGCCGGACTGCGCAGTTTCTCGAAGATGTCCGCGTTCGACTTCGCGATGACGATCGCCCTCGGCTCGCTGTTCGCCAGCACGATCGCGACGCCGTCCCCTTCCCTGCTGCTGGGGTTGGTTACTCTTTCACTGCTGTTTGCCGGACAAACCCTGATTGCGGTGATCCGCAGATCCGAGTTTATGCAAACCCTGATCGACAACGAGCCGATTCTGCTCATGGTCGAAGGCCAGATACTGGAGAGCAACCTGAGTCGTGCCAATGTTACAAAGGACGACCTGCGGGCCAAGCTGCGGGAAGCGAACGTGCTCCGGTACGATCAGGTCAAAGCGGTTGTCTTTGAAACAACTGGCGGCATCAGCGTCCTGCACGGAGAACCGAGTGAGGAATTCGATCCCGATCTGCTGAAGGATGTCCGCACCGCCCGGGAGTTCTTCACCATCGACTCCTGA
- a CDS encoding Dps family protein yields the protein MTEFKRQVLPDGKNAKVVETLQTRLVDLIDLSLQLKQAHWCVVGHNFRAVHLQLDEIIDDVRMGSDEVAERISTLGIAPDGRASTVAETSSLAKMEADFVSASHTVTIVADHLQTTINGLRESIELLGDLDPISEDLLIGITGGLEKHLWMVQSQEE from the coding sequence ATGACGGAATTCAAGCGGCAAGTCCTTCCGGACGGTAAGAACGCGAAGGTTGTTGAAACCCTGCAGACACGTCTGGTCGACCTGATTGATCTGTCGCTGCAGCTCAAGCAGGCCCACTGGTGCGTCGTCGGCCACAACTTCCGAGCCGTGCACCTGCAGCTGGATGAAATCATCGACGATGTCCGCATGGGATCGGATGAAGTCGCCGAACGAATCTCAACCCTCGGCATCGCTCCAGATGGTCGTGCCTCGACCGTGGCGGAAACGTCTTCACTGGCCAAGATGGAAGCGGACTTCGTCTCGGCTTCGCACACCGTCACCATTGTGGCCGATCATCTGCAGACCACGATCAATGGGCTGCGGGAATCGATCGAACTTCTGGGGGACCTCGATCCCATCAGCGAGGATTTGCTGATCGGCATCACCGGCGGCCTGGAAAAACATCTGTGGATGGTGCAGTCGCAGGAAGAGTAA
- the gap gene encoding type I glyceraldehyde-3-phosphate dehydrogenase has translation MAAVRVGINGFGRIGRISFRAMAARPEEFDIVAINDLGDPKALAMLLKYDSVQGRFPGEVGVDGDSLVVNGKKIKVIAERNPAALPWKDMKVDVALESTGIFTARAANGKPGYDSHLEAGARKVVLSAPAKDKPDLTVVLGVNDKDLKPEHQCISNASCTTNCLAPMAKVLQEKFGIVSGLMTTVHAYTNDQRVSDQYHSDPHRARAAALNIIPTSTGAAKAVGLVLPELNGKLTGISLRVPVPSGSVTDLVATLSKEVTAEQINAAMKEAAEGELKGILYYNEDPIVSSDIVGSTYSSIFDSSWTSVINGNMVKVLSWYDNEYGYSCRTADLIAKIATM, from the coding sequence GTGGCTGCAGTTCGCGTTGGTATTAATGGTTTTGGCCGTATCGGCCGTATTTCGTTCCGAGCCATGGCTGCTCGCCCAGAAGAGTTCGACATCGTCGCCATCAACGACCTGGGCGATCCGAAAGCTCTGGCGATGCTGCTGAAGTACGACTCGGTTCAGGGTCGCTTCCCCGGCGAAGTCGGCGTCGACGGCGATTCGCTGGTCGTCAATGGCAAGAAGATCAAGGTGATCGCTGAGCGCAATCCTGCCGCTCTGCCGTGGAAAGACATGAAAGTCGATGTCGCTCTGGAGTCGACCGGCATCTTCACCGCTCGGGCTGCCAATGGCAAACCGGGTTACGACAGCCACCTCGAAGCGGGCGCCCGCAAGGTCGTCCTGTCTGCTCCGGCCAAAGACAAGCCGGACCTGACCGTGGTTCTGGGTGTGAACGACAAGGACCTCAAGCCAGAGCACCAGTGCATCTCAAACGCGAGCTGCACGACGAACTGCCTGGCTCCGATGGCCAAGGTTCTGCAGGAAAAGTTCGGCATCGTCAGCGGCCTGATGACTACCGTCCACGCTTACACTAACGATCAGCGTGTTTCGGATCAGTACCACTCCGATCCGCACCGTGCTCGCGCGGCTGCTCTGAACATCATTCCGACCTCGACCGGTGCCGCCAAGGCTGTTGGTCTGGTTCTGCCGGAACTCAATGGCAAGCTGACCGGAATCAGCCTGCGGGTCCCAGTTCCTTCCGGAAGCGTGACCGACCTGGTCGCGACCCTGAGCAAGGAAGTGACCGCTGAGCAGATCAATGCCGCCATGAAGGAAGCCGCCGAAGGCGAACTCAAGGGCATCCTCTACTACAACGAGGACCCGATCGTCTCCAGCGACATCGTTGGCAGCACCTACAGCAGCATCTTCGATTCCAGCTGGACCAGCGTGATCAATGGCAACATGGTCAAGGTTCTGAGCTGGTACGACAACGAATACGGCTACTCCTGCCGGACCGCCGACCTTATCGCCAAGATTGCTACCATGTAA
- the dnaK gene encoding molecular chaperone DnaK, with protein sequence MALEGEKIIGIDLGTTNSVVSVMEGGEAKVITNLEGNRITPSVVAFTDKGETLVGEPAKRQAVTNPQNTIYSVKRFMGRRHKEVASEEKIVPYTVTGSESDYVKIKVKDKEFTPPEISAKVLQKLKEAAESYLGHKVKKAVITVPAYFNDAQRQATKDAGQIAGLEVERIVNEPTAAALAYGLEKKKDEKIAVFDLGGGTFDVSILEVDAELVQVLSTNGDTHLGGDDFDEVLIDHIADKFQSDEGVDLRKEPMALQRLREAAEKAKKELSSSQSTDINLPFIAVQDGNPKHLQMSISRSDFERLVDPLVERCRKPVMDALKDAGLKPSEIDEVVLVGGSTRIPKVQELVKKIFDKEPHKGVNPDEVVAIGAAIQGAIIAGAGEYKDILLLDVTPLSLGIETEGGVMTKLIERNTTIPFEKKETFSTAADNQTAVTVRVFQGERAMAADNRLLGEFNLDGIPPAPRGMPQIEVVFDIDKNGILNVKASDKATGKEQSVKIDNSSGLSESEIEQMRKDAESHAEEDKKKRELAEVRNRASTMAYDTEKLIKEHADKLDEGSKTAIEASIEKVREAEKGDDIEKIKSAIEELTQASHALSKAMYESQQAEGGAEEGSAESKPADSDEEVIDAEFETKE encoded by the coding sequence ATGGCACTTGAAGGCGAAAAAATCATCGGTATCGACCTCGGGACGACGAACTCGGTCGTTTCCGTCATGGAAGGCGGCGAAGCCAAGGTTATCACCAACCTCGAAGGCAATCGCATTACCCCGAGCGTCGTCGCATTCACGGATAAAGGCGAGACCCTCGTCGGCGAGCCGGCCAAGCGTCAGGCCGTCACCAATCCGCAAAATACCATCTACTCGGTGAAACGCTTCATGGGGCGGCGTCATAAAGAAGTCGCTTCCGAAGAAAAGATCGTGCCGTACACCGTCACCGGAAGCGAGTCGGACTACGTCAAAATCAAAGTGAAGGACAAGGAGTTCACTCCGCCGGAAATCTCGGCCAAGGTGCTGCAGAAGCTTAAGGAAGCTGCGGAAAGCTATCTCGGCCACAAAGTGAAGAAGGCCGTAATCACCGTCCCGGCTTACTTCAACGACGCTCAGCGTCAGGCCACGAAAGACGCTGGCCAGATCGCCGGTCTCGAAGTCGAGCGTATCGTCAACGAACCGACGGCTGCCGCTCTGGCTTACGGCCTTGAGAAGAAGAAGGACGAAAAGATCGCCGTCTTCGACCTCGGTGGGGGAACGTTCGACGTCTCGATCCTCGAAGTCGACGCCGAACTCGTTCAAGTGCTGAGCACGAACGGGGACACTCACCTGGGTGGGGACGACTTCGACGAAGTCCTGATCGACCACATCGCCGACAAGTTCCAGTCCGACGAAGGTGTCGACCTGCGGAAAGAGCCGATGGCTCTGCAGCGTCTGCGGGAAGCGGCTGAAAAAGCGAAGAAGGAACTTTCTTCCTCACAGTCGACCGATATCAATCTGCCGTTTATCGCCGTGCAGGACGGAAACCCGAAGCACCTGCAGATGTCGATCTCACGGTCCGACTTCGAACGGCTCGTCGATCCTCTGGTCGAACGCTGCCGCAAGCCGGTTATGGACGCTCTCAAAGACGCCGGCCTGAAGCCGAGCGAAATTGATGAAGTCGTTCTGGTCGGTGGTTCGACCCGAATCCCGAAGGTTCAGGAACTTGTCAAGAAGATCTTCGACAAGGAGCCGCATAAGGGTGTGAACCCGGATGAAGTCGTCGCCATCGGAGCCGCCATTCAGGGAGCGATCATTGCCGGTGCCGGTGAGTACAAGGACATCCTCCTGCTGGACGTGACGCCGCTGTCCCTCGGTATCGAAACCGAAGGGGGCGTGATGACCAAGCTGATCGAACGCAACACCACGATTCCGTTCGAGAAGAAGGAAACCTTCTCCACCGCAGCCGACAACCAGACCGCTGTGACGGTGCGTGTCTTCCAGGGAGAACGGGCCATGGCCGCCGATAACCGGCTGCTCGGTGAGTTCAACCTCGACGGAATCCCGCCGGCCCCACGCGGCATGCCTCAGATCGAAGTTGTCTTCGACATCGACAAGAACGGTATTCTGAACGTGAAGGCTTCCGACAAGGCCACCGGAAAAGAGCAGTCGGTCAAGATCGACAACTCGAGTGGACTCTCGGAATCCGAAATCGAACAGATGCGGAAAGACGCCGAGTCTCACGCGGAAGAAGACAAGAAGAAGCGTGAACTGGCCGAGGTCCGCAACCGTGCTTCGACCATGGCTTACGACACCGAAAAGCTGATCAAGGAGCACGCCGACAAGTTGGACGAAGGCTCCAAGACGGCGATCGAAGCCTCGATCGAAAAGGTGCGGGAAGCCGAGAAGGGCGACGACATCGAGAAGATCAAGTCGGCCATCGAAGAACTGACTCAGGCATCGCATGCCCTTTCGAAGGCGATGTACGAAAGCCAGCAGGCCGAAGGCGGAGCCGAGGAAGGCTCAGCCGAAAGCAAACCGGCTGACTCCGACGAGGAGGTCATCGACGCCGAATTCGAAACCAAGGAATAA
- a CDS encoding adenosine kinase translates to MKYDVYGVGNSLVDIQAHVSDDFLASLKYPKGGMTLVDEPTQIQVLESLNNGKAAKITRCAGGSAANTMMGLVDFGGKGAYAGKTADDEIGQFFLADMRDQGIRIEVPAIQGQSGTCVILITDDAQRTMLTHLGVSSQLGPDDIDEAEIAQSQYVYVEGYLFTGDSTKQAALKAIDLAKKNGVKVAFTVSDPFLIDLFRDEFWKLIEGPVDLLFCNLDEARSLTGKQDPIECAHIIHEYAENVAMTLGADGSILMHEQKVIPIEGVPTKAVDTTGAGDMYAAGVLYGITNGLSWHQAGHLASHAASRVVSQLGARLERPFTKEEIAELMA, encoded by the coding sequence GTGAAGTACGATGTTTACGGCGTCGGTAATTCTCTGGTCGACATTCAGGCTCATGTCAGCGACGACTTCCTGGCTTCGCTGAAATACCCCAAGGGCGGGATGACGCTCGTCGATGAGCCGACGCAGATTCAGGTGCTCGAGTCGCTCAACAACGGCAAAGCGGCCAAGATCACTCGGTGTGCCGGCGGTTCGGCTGCGAACACAATGATGGGCCTCGTCGACTTCGGCGGCAAAGGGGCTTATGCCGGTAAGACGGCTGATGACGAGATCGGACAGTTCTTCCTGGCCGACATGCGGGACCAGGGGATCCGCATTGAAGTGCCAGCCATTCAGGGGCAGTCCGGTACGTGCGTGATTCTGATCACCGACGACGCTCAGCGAACGATGCTGACGCATCTCGGCGTTTCCTCACAGCTTGGTCCCGATGACATCGACGAAGCGGAAATCGCCCAGTCGCAATACGTGTATGTCGAAGGGTACCTGTTCACAGGGGATTCGACGAAGCAGGCGGCTCTGAAGGCGATCGATCTCGCCAAAAAGAACGGCGTCAAAGTCGCCTTCACGGTTTCCGATCCGTTTCTGATCGATCTGTTCCGCGATGAGTTCTGGAAACTCATCGAAGGCCCGGTCGATCTGCTGTTCTGCAATCTTGACGAAGCCCGCAGTCTGACCGGCAAGCAGGATCCGATCGAGTGTGCTCACATCATCCACGAGTACGCTGAGAATGTGGCGATGACCCTCGGTGCGGACGGTTCGATCCTGATGCACGAGCAGAAGGTCATTCCGATCGAAGGCGTGCCGACGAAAGCCGTCGACACGACCGGAGCCGGCGACATGTACGCCGCCGGCGTGCTGTATGGCATCACGAACGGGCTCTCCTGGCATCAGGCCGGACATCTCGCTTCGCACGCCGCCTCGCGAGTTGTCTCCCAGCTGGGAGCACGGCTGGAGCGACCGTTCACGAAGGAAGAAATCGCCGAGCTGATGGCGTAG